A single genomic interval of Devosia oryziradicis harbors:
- a CDS encoding formate dehydrogenase subunit gamma has protein sequence MRETEVLSTRIREVIARSSALEGPLLPILHDMQEHFGHIPSEALPLIADALNISNAEVHGVVSFYHDFRRQPAGRHVLKLCRAESCQSMGSDAIAASLQALLGAELGETSSDGAVTLEAVYCLGLCSCAPAAMLDGMPIGRLNDEKIIDIISQVRG, from the coding sequence ATGCGGGAGACGGAGGTCCTATCGACGCGGATCAGGGAGGTGATCGCTCGCTCGAGCGCCCTTGAAGGCCCTCTTCTCCCCATCCTGCACGACATGCAGGAGCATTTTGGCCATATACCCTCTGAAGCACTGCCGCTGATTGCCGATGCGCTCAACATTTCCAATGCCGAGGTGCATGGCGTGGTCAGCTTCTACCATGACTTCCGGCGGCAGCCGGCCGGACGCCATGTCCTCAAGCTTTGCCGCGCCGAATCCTGCCAATCGATGGGGTCGGACGCCATAGCGGCGTCGCTCCAGGCCCTGCTTGGCGCCGAGCTGGGCGAGACAAGTTCCGACGGGGCGGTGACGCTAGAGGCCGTGTATTGCCTGGGCCTGTGTTCATGCGCCCCGGCCGCCATGCTGGACGGCATGCCGATTGGCCGCCTCAATGACGAGAAAATCATCGATATCATCAGCCAGGTGCGCGGATGA
- the choV gene encoding choline ABC transporter ATP-binding protein, which yields MEDAVIFDKVNIVFGANPGLALPLMDQGKSRQEIQKETRQVLGVHNCSLTVKTGEILVLMGLSGSGKSTLLRAVNGLNPVVRGAVTVIDQGKSVNPAACTRQELLQLRRKSVAMVFQQFGLLPWRTVLDNVGLGLELDGLSKAERHAKVRTQLELVGLTDWADRNVGQLSGGMQQRVGLARAFATEAPILLMDEPFSALDPLIRSRLQDELLELQAKLKRTIIFVSHDLDEAFKLGDRIALMEGGRIVQCGTPQEIIANPVNGYVEDFVAHMNPLNVLRAMDVMTTHIGSGANAVPSDSPLAAVIEQLSAGAPSVCVRGADGQLVGSIFSQDIVTALRAKPPRPGAGVH from the coding sequence ATGGAAGACGCCGTCATCTTCGACAAGGTCAATATCGTCTTCGGTGCCAATCCTGGCTTGGCGCTGCCATTGATGGATCAGGGAAAATCCCGACAGGAGATTCAGAAGGAGACCCGCCAGGTCCTGGGCGTGCACAACTGTTCATTGACCGTCAAAACGGGCGAAATCCTCGTCCTCATGGGCCTTTCCGGATCGGGCAAATCAACATTGCTGCGGGCCGTCAATGGCCTCAATCCGGTGGTTCGGGGGGCGGTCACGGTCATCGATCAGGGCAAGTCGGTCAATCCGGCCGCCTGCACCCGGCAGGAACTGCTGCAACTGCGCCGCAAGTCCGTGGCCATGGTCTTCCAGCAGTTTGGCCTCCTGCCCTGGCGCACTGTGCTCGACAATGTCGGGCTCGGGCTCGAGCTCGATGGTCTCTCCAAGGCAGAACGTCATGCAAAGGTGCGGACGCAGCTGGAACTGGTGGGGCTGACCGATTGGGCGGATCGCAATGTGGGCCAACTGTCCGGCGGCATGCAGCAGCGCGTCGGGCTTGCCCGTGCCTTCGCTACGGAAGCCCCGATCCTGCTCATGGATGAGCCGTTCTCTGCCCTCGATCCGCTGATCCGCTCCCGGCTCCAGGACGAGTTGCTCGAACTGCAGGCCAAGCTCAAGCGCACCATCATCTTCGTGAGCCACGATCTCGACGAGGCCTTCAAGCTCGGTGACCGCATCGCCCTGATGGAGGGTGGACGGATCGTGCAGTGCGGCACGCCGCAGGAGATCATTGCCAATCCGGTCAACGGCTACGTCGAGGATTTTGTCGCCCATATGAACCCGCTCAACGTGCTGCGCGCCATGGATGTCATGACCACCCATATCGGAAGCGGCGCAAATGCCGTCCCGTCCGACAGTCCGCTGGCTGCGGTCATCGAGCAATTGTCCGCCGGAGCCCCCTCGGTTTGTGTCCGGGGCGCGGATGGCCAGCTGGTCGGCAGCATTTTCAGCCAAGACATCGTCACCGCCCTGCGCGCCAAGCCACCCCGCCCCGGTGCCGGCGTCCACTAG
- the choW gene encoding choline ABC transporter permease subunit has protein sequence MGRWASDFFILLRDNFRSVFDAMSDAAEALIEAMLWLLQTPHPLIIVAIFVGITWWLQRSWATCLLTLLGMLFILNQGYWEETTESLTLVIAACVVCMAIGVPIGIAAAHRPRLYRFLQPILDLMQTLPTFVYLIPAIVFFGIGMVPGLIATVIFVLPAPIRMTQLGISSTPPALLEAVEAFGGTARQKLWKVELPYALPQVMAGLNQTIMLSLSMVVVAALVGADGLGVPVVRALNSVNTALGFESGLIIVVVAIVLDRMLRIRQD, from the coding sequence GTGGGGCGCTGGGCGAGCGACTTCTTCATCCTGCTGCGGGACAATTTTCGCAGCGTTTTCGACGCCATGTCGGATGCGGCCGAAGCTCTGATCGAGGCGATGCTTTGGCTGCTGCAGACGCCGCATCCGCTCATCATCGTCGCCATCTTCGTCGGCATTACCTGGTGGTTGCAGCGCAGCTGGGCCACCTGCCTGCTGACGCTGCTGGGCATGCTGTTCATTCTCAACCAGGGTTATTGGGAAGAGACCACCGAAAGCCTGACCCTGGTTATCGCCGCTTGCGTGGTCTGCATGGCCATCGGCGTGCCGATCGGCATCGCCGCGGCGCATCGCCCGCGGCTTTATCGCTTCCTGCAGCCGATCCTCGACCTCATGCAGACCTTGCCGACATTCGTCTATCTGATTCCGGCCATTGTGTTTTTCGGCATCGGCATGGTCCCCGGCTTGATCGCGACGGTGATCTTCGTGCTGCCGGCTCCGATCCGCATGACGCAATTGGGCATTTCCTCAACCCCACCGGCCCTTCTGGAGGCCGTGGAGGCATTCGGCGGCACCGCGCGCCAGAAGCTGTGGAAGGTGGAGCTGCCTTATGCCCTGCCGCAGGTCATGGCGGGGCTCAACCAGACCATTATGCTCTCGCTGTCGATGGTGGTGGTCGCGGCGCTGGTCGGCGCCGACGGATTGGGCGTCCCCGTCGTCCGCGCTCTCAATTCGGTCAACACCGCGCTCGGCTTTGAAAGCGGGCTGATTATCGTGGTCGTGGCTATCGTGCTCGACCGCATGCTGCGCATCAGACAGGACTAG
- the choX gene encoding choline ABC transporter substrate-binding protein: protein MRLTTLTLTGALALSLLAGTAYAAECDTVTFSDVGWTDITTTTATTKHILEALGYKVDVKVLSVPVTFASLESDDVDVFLGNWLPAQQAAIGPYLESGEVEKVATNLEGTKYTLAVPAYTYDKGLTDYSKIHEFAEELDNTIYGIEPGNEGNGYLISLVDANKWDLGGFKVVESSEQGMLAEVDRAVSDNKDVVFLGWEPHPMNAKFPLKYLPGGEDFFGGEGVVDTVTRKGYAAECPNVGKLLTNLKFSLPMENEIMGKILNDGADPADATLEWLKANPDVATGWVDGVTTLDGGDGVAAVKALLDS, encoded by the coding sequence ATGAGACTGACCACCCTCACTCTGACCGGCGCTCTGGCGCTGTCGCTGCTGGCGGGCACCGCCTACGCAGCCGAATGCGATACCGTCACCTTTTCCGACGTCGGCTGGACGGACATCACCACGACGACGGCAACGACCAAGCACATCCTCGAAGCCCTGGGCTACAAGGTCGATGTGAAAGTTCTCTCCGTACCGGTGACATTCGCCTCGCTGGAAAGCGACGACGTGGACGTCTTCCTGGGCAACTGGCTGCCCGCCCAGCAGGCCGCGATCGGCCCCTATCTGGAAAGCGGCGAAGTCGAGAAGGTCGCCACCAACCTCGAAGGCACCAAGTACACACTCGCCGTGCCGGCCTATACCTATGACAAGGGCCTGACCGACTACTCCAAGATCCATGAGTTCGCCGAGGAACTGGACAACACGATCTACGGCATCGAGCCGGGCAATGAGGGTAACGGCTACCTGATCAGCCTGGTCGACGCCAACAAATGGGACCTGGGCGGCTTCAAGGTGGTCGAAAGCTCCGAGCAGGGCATGTTGGCCGAGGTCGATCGCGCGGTGTCGGACAACAAGGACGTGGTGTTCCTGGGCTGGGAGCCGCATCCGATGAATGCCAAGTTCCCGCTGAAATATCTGCCGGGTGGCGAAGACTTCTTCGGGGGTGAAGGCGTCGTTGATACGGTCACCCGCAAGGGCTACGCTGCCGAATGTCCTAATGTCGGCAAGCTGCTGACCAACCTGAAGTTCTCCCTGCCGATGGAAAACGAGATCATGGGCAAGATCCTCAATGACGGCGCCGATCCGGCTGACGCCACGCTGGAATGGCTCAAGGCAAATCCCGACGTGGCAACGGGTTGGGTCGATGGTGTGACGACGCTCGATGGGGGCGATGGCGTCGCGGCAGTCAAGGCGCTGCTCGACAGCTGA
- the betI gene encoding transcriptional regulator BetI — translation MPKIGAEAVRRKAMVEAAIVEIGEAGSLDVTVSQIARRAGMSPALAHHYFGSKDQMFLATMRYILKVYGESVRQGMAGASSPIERLHAIIDVSFAPDQFAREIVAAWLTFYVRALQSEPASRLLQLYARRLHSNLVFNLRQLVDGEQAQAIAQGLAAMIDGFYIRHALQDFAPSRDVVRAMVIDYLDLCVSRSAARG, via the coding sequence ATGCCGAAAATCGGTGCAGAGGCCGTTCGCCGAAAGGCAATGGTGGAAGCCGCCATTGTGGAAATCGGCGAAGCCGGCAGCCTTGACGTCACCGTCAGCCAGATAGCGCGCCGTGCCGGCATGTCCCCGGCTTTGGCGCATCATTATTTCGGCAGCAAGGACCAGATGTTCCTTGCCACCATGCGGTACATTCTGAAGGTCTATGGCGAAAGCGTGCGCCAGGGCATGGCGGGTGCGTCCAGCCCGATCGAACGTCTCCACGCCATCATCGATGTCAGTTTCGCACCCGACCAGTTTGCCCGGGAAATCGTGGCGGCGTGGCTGACTTTCTATGTCCGTGCCTTGCAATCGGAGCCGGCGAGCCGGTTGCTGCAGCTCTATGCCCGGCGCCTCCATTCAAACCTGGTGTTCAACCTTCGACAGCTGGTCGACGGCGAGCAGGCTCAGGCCATCGCCCAGGGCCTGGCCGCCATGATCGATGGTTTCTATATTCGCCACGCCCTGCAGGATTTCGCGCCTTCGCGTGACGTGGTGCGCGCCATGGTGATCGACTATCTCGACCTGTGCGTGAGCCGGAGTGCTGCCCGTGGCTGA
- the betC gene encoding choline-sulfatase, whose amino-acid sequence MADRPNILIFMVDQLNGTFFPDGPTEWLHAPNLKALAARSTRFANAYTGSPLCAPGRASFMSGQLPRRTRVYDNAAEFASDIPTYAHHLRAGGYATTLSGKMHFVGPDQLHGFEERLTTDIYPADFGWTPDYDKPGERIDWWYHNLGSVKGAGVAEITNQLEYDDEVAFNAVRKVYDLGRRLRPHPWMLTVSFTHPHDPYVARRKYWDLYEDCKHLDPETAPIPYEAQDPHSQRLMDACDFRALDITTDDVRRSRRAYFANISYVDDKIGEVLEALRGTRQDEDTIIVFASDHGDMLGERGLWFKMNFFEGSARVPLMIAAPGLPAGRIYTPVSTMDLTPTLCELAGISLDRIRPWTDGETLVPLANGVVRTTPVRMEYAAEGSVTPMVCLREGDWKYIECGADPAQLFNLASDPHELKNLADDPAHAADLARFAAQAAAYWDLLAYDAEVRASQARRHVVYAALRNGAYYPWDFQPLQQASERYMRNHMDLNVLEESKRFPRGE is encoded by the coding sequence GTGGCTGATCGGCCCAATATCCTAATTTTCATGGTCGACCAGCTCAACGGCACCTTCTTTCCGGATGGTCCTACCGAGTGGCTGCATGCGCCCAATCTCAAGGCGCTGGCAGCACGGTCCACACGCTTTGCCAATGCCTATACCGGATCGCCCCTTTGCGCCCCCGGTCGCGCCAGCTTCATGTCGGGGCAATTACCGCGCCGCACCCGGGTCTATGACAACGCGGCCGAGTTCGCCTCCGATATCCCGACCTATGCGCATCATCTGCGTGCCGGGGGCTATGCGACGACGCTTTCGGGCAAGATGCACTTTGTCGGTCCCGACCAGCTCCATGGCTTCGAGGAACGGCTGACCACCGATATCTACCCGGCCGATTTCGGCTGGACTCCCGACTATGACAAGCCCGGTGAGCGCATCGACTGGTGGTATCACAACCTCGGCTCGGTCAAGGGGGCAGGGGTGGCCGAGATCACCAACCAGCTCGAATATGACGACGAGGTCGCCTTCAACGCGGTGCGCAAGGTCTATGATCTCGGTCGGCGCCTGCGACCGCATCCCTGGATGCTGACGGTGAGCTTCACCCACCCGCACGACCCCTATGTAGCGCGCCGAAAGTACTGGGACCTCTACGAGGACTGCAAACATCTCGATCCGGAAACCGCTCCGATCCCCTACGAGGCTCAGGATCCACATTCACAGCGCCTGATGGATGCCTGCGATTTCCGGGCCCTCGATATCACGACGGACGATGTCCGGCGGTCGCGCCGCGCCTATTTCGCCAACATTTCCTATGTCGACGACAAGATCGGCGAGGTGCTCGAAGCGCTGCGCGGCACGCGGCAGGACGAGGACACGATCATCGTCTTTGCCTCCGATCATGGAGACATGCTGGGTGAGCGCGGATTGTGGTTCAAGATGAACTTCTTCGAGGGCTCGGCCCGCGTGCCGCTGATGATCGCGGCGCCAGGCTTGCCTGCCGGGCGGATATACACCCCCGTCAGCACCATGGACCTGACCCCTACGCTCTGCGAGCTGGCGGGTATCTCGCTGGATCGCATCAGGCCCTGGACGGACGGCGAAACGCTGGTGCCGCTGGCCAATGGCGTCGTGCGCACCACCCCGGTCCGGATGGAATATGCCGCCGAAGGCTCTGTGACGCCGATGGTCTGCCTTCGCGAGGGCGACTGGAAATATATCGAGTGCGGTGCCGATCCTGCGCAGCTTTTCAACCTGGCCAGCGATCCGCATGAGTTGAAAAACCTGGCCGACGACCCCGCTCATGCCGCTGACCTGGCGCGGTTCGCCGCCCAGGCAGCCGCCTACTGGGACCTGCTGGCCTATGATGCCGAGGTGCGGGCCAGCCAGGCGCGCCGCCATGTCGTCTACGCCGCGTTGCGGAACGGCGCCTATTATCCGTGGGATTTCCAGCCGCTGCAGCAGGCGTCGGAGCGCTACATGCGCAACCATATGGACCTCAATGTGCTCGAAGAGAGCAAGCGTTTCCCAAGGGGCGAATAA
- the betB gene encoding betaine-aldehyde dehydrogenase gives MRDVQPAASHFVDGRYVEDVAGRSIECVYPASGAVVARLHSATADIVEQALASAVRAQREWGALKPVVRGRVLRRAADIIRERNRELSEIETIDTGKPIQETLVADAASGADALEYFAGLAATMTGETIPLGGDFVYTIREPLGVVVGIGAWNYPTQIACWKAAPALAAGNAMIFKPSEVTPLGALRLAEILIEAGAPAGLFNVVQGYGDVGAALVSDPRVAKVSLTGSVPTGKKVYAAAASGMKHVTMELGGKSPLIIFDDADLDSAVSAAINANFYSSGQVCSNGTRVFVQDKIRPTFLDRLVSRTANAVIGEPLEEATQVGPLVSEAQRNKVLGYIETGKTEGARLLIGGRVPPSQNSGFYVEPTVFADVTDEMTIAREEIFGPVMAVLGFADEADVIARANATEFGLAAGVFTANLARAHRVIGQLEAGTCWINTYNVTPVEAPFGGVKQSGVGRENSRAALDHYSQIKSVYVASGPVAAAY, from the coding sequence ATGCGCGACGTACAGCCGGCCGCGAGCCACTTTGTCGATGGCCGCTACGTCGAGGACGTGGCGGGACGATCGATCGAATGCGTCTATCCGGCGAGCGGCGCGGTTGTGGCCAGGTTGCATTCAGCAACAGCGGATATTGTAGAACAGGCGCTGGCCTCGGCCGTTCGGGCCCAAAGGGAGTGGGGGGCGCTCAAGCCGGTCGTGCGGGGCCGGGTGCTGCGCCGGGCTGCCGACATCATCCGCGAGCGCAACCGGGAACTCTCCGAGATTGAAACCATCGATACCGGCAAGCCGATCCAGGAAACGCTGGTGGCCGATGCCGCCTCGGGCGCTGACGCACTGGAATACTTCGCCGGGCTCGCCGCCACGATGACCGGCGAGACCATCCCGCTGGGTGGCGACTTCGTCTACACCATCCGCGAGCCGCTGGGCGTGGTCGTGGGCATCGGTGCGTGGAATTATCCGACGCAGATTGCCTGCTGGAAGGCCGCGCCGGCCCTGGCCGCCGGCAATGCGATGATCTTCAAGCCGTCGGAGGTCACCCCGCTTGGCGCGCTAAGGCTGGCCGAAATCCTGATCGAGGCCGGGGCGCCGGCCGGGCTGTTCAATGTCGTGCAGGGCTATGGCGATGTCGGCGCGGCCCTGGTGAGTGATCCGCGCGTCGCCAAGGTGTCGCTGACCGGGTCGGTGCCGACGGGCAAGAAGGTCTATGCCGCCGCCGCTTCGGGCATGAAGCATGTCACCATGGAACTGGGCGGCAAGTCGCCGCTGATCATCTTCGACGACGCTGACCTCGATAGCGCCGTCAGCGCGGCCATCAACGCCAACTTCTATTCGTCCGGGCAGGTCTGTTCCAACGGCACACGGGTGTTCGTGCAGGACAAGATCCGCCCCACCTTCCTTGATCGGCTGGTGTCGCGCACTGCCAATGCCGTGATCGGCGAGCCGCTGGAGGAGGCAACGCAGGTGGGGCCGCTGGTATCGGAAGCGCAGCGCAACAAGGTGCTCGGCTATATCGAGACCGGCAAGACCGAAGGAGCCAGGCTCCTGATCGGGGGCAGGGTGCCGCCCAGCCAGAATAGCGGTTTTTACGTCGAGCCGACGGTGTTTGCCGACGTGACCGATGAGATGACCATTGCCCGCGAGGAGATATTCGGGCCGGTGATGGCCGTGCTGGGCTTTGCCGACGAAGCCGACGTGATTGCCCGCGCCAATGCCACCGAGTTCGGCCTAGCGGCCGGCGTGTTCACCGCCAACCTGGCGCGGGCGCATCGGGTTATCGGCCAACTGGAGGCGGGCACCTGCTGGATCAACACCTACAATGTGACGCCGGTCGAGGCCCCTTTCGGCGGGGTCAAGCAATCCGGCGTCGGCCGCGAGAATTCGCGGGCGGCACTTGATCACTACAGCCAGATCAAATCGGTTTATGTCGCATCGGGCCCGGTGGCCGCAGCCTATTAG